In one Solanum dulcamara chromosome 1, daSolDulc1.2, whole genome shotgun sequence genomic region, the following are encoded:
- the LOC129880605 gene encoding CSC1-like protein RXW8, whose protein sequence is MKLFALLTSAGVNISVCVVLFILYSLLRKQPTFVNVYFSQRFAQVRTRQLGGLNFERFVPSPSWILKAWEASDEEIVAAGGLDALVLMRMIVFSFRIFSIATTLGLFLVVPLNYFGQDIRRQQIPAESLEVFTIVNVEPGSRWFWVHCLALYIISCSACLLLYFEYKSISKKRLAYFSSLLSRPSYFTVLVRSIPKSKEESYSHTLEKFFMNYYASSYLSHQIVYRSGYVQKLLTDAEEMFRMLKTTQKELYAGSNFMRCGICGGATSSFKMISNERVHDKGGDDCDDSDLKKKESAAALVFFRNRYAALVVSQALQSSNPMSWVTDLAPEPDDMYWSSICVPYRLLWIRKVALLVASILFVAFFLVPVSLTQSLVHLDKLQKTFPFLRGILKRSGVTELVTGYLPSVVLILFSYIVPPLMMLFSKMEGSISRSGRKRSACIKVLYFFIWNVFFGNIVSGSVLDRVNKIFKDVNNLLSTAVPSTATFFMTYVLTSGWASLSVELLQPFGLICRLFSRFILRNKDVSSHGTLTFPYHTEVPRILLFGLFGFAYAILAPLILPFLVVYFSIAYLVYRNQILNVYVKKYETGGTYWPIVHTTTIFSMVMMQIIALAVFGFKKSSSTSSFIIPLIICTLLFNEYCRQRFEPLFKDPPAQILIEMDRQDEVHGRMKEMYQQLTLAYCQFKSTLFALGEAVPGNEDENKSIHKVQDVEDVNPGKSPSHLPPSCTSVEIKSPHLLSPHASLEIRIPPRLPSSRTSLEIRSPPHFPSSCTCLEEKNPSHLPSSHTFLEIKSPHLPSSRTSLEIKNPSHSLSLESMSPHLPSPRKSLEIRSPHLPSPRTSLESSSHLPSPHTPSEIKNPHLPSPHTSSEIKSPLPSPRESSETKSPRFASLAESTEIKSPLLPSPHESLEIKSPHHALPRKSSEIKSPRLPSPGTSLEFHSPRHPSSYTSSEIEESHGK, encoded by the exons ATGAAGCTATTTGCACTCTTGACTTCTGCTGGAGTTAATATTTCAGTCTGTGTGGTGCTGTTCATTCTGTATTCCTTACTAAGGAAACAACCAACTTTTGTAAATGTCTACTTCAGCCAGAGATTTGCTCAGGTACGGACAAGACAGCTTGGTGGCCTTAACTTTGAGCGATTTGTTCCTTCTCCTAGTTGGATTTTGAAGGCATGGGAAGCATCTGATGAAGAAATAGTTGCTGCCGGGGGCTTGGATGCACTCGTGTTGATGAGGATGATTGTTTTCAG TTTCCGAATATTCTCCATTGCAACTACTCTAGGCCTTTTCCTCGTGGTGCCTCTTAATTATTTTGGTCAAGATATACGGCGTCAGCAAATCCCAGCCGAGTCATTGGAGGTATTCACCATTGTGAACGTTGAGCCAGGGTCAAGATG GTTCTGGGTTCACTGCCTTGCACTTTATATCATATCCTGCTCTGCTTGTCTTCTTCTTTACTTT GAGTACAAGAGTATCTCAAAGAAGCGGCTGGCATACTTCAGTTCATTACTTTCCCGCCCAAGTTACTTCACAGTTCTGGTCCGTTCCATCCCAAAGTCTAAGGAAGAATCATACAGTCATACACTGGAAAAATTCTTTATGAATTACTACGCATCAAGTTATCTATCTCATCAAATTGTCTATCGCTCTGGCTATGTTCAGAAACTGCTG ACTGATGCAGAGGAGATGTTCAGGATGCTTAAAACAACCCAAAAGGAGCTTTATGCTGGATCAAATTTTATGAGATGTGGCATATGTGGAGGAGCGACTTCGTCTTTCAAGATGATTTCCAATGAGCGTGTTCATGATAAAGGAGGAGATGATTGTGATGATTCAGATTTGAAGAAAAAG GAGTCTGCAGCTGCTTTAGTTTTTTTCAGGAATCGGTATGCTGCTTTAGTTGTTTCACAAGCTCTTCAATCTTCGAATCCCATGTCATGGGTTACAGATCTTGCTCCAGAACCAGATGATATGTACTGGTCAAGCATTTGTGTTCCTTACAGACTCCTTTGGATTCGTAAAGTTGCGCTTCTAGTGGCCTCTATTCTTTTTGTGGCATTTTTCCTAGTGCCTGTTTCACTAACACAGAGTCTCGTTCACCTCGACAAGCTGCAAAAGACATTTCCATTTCTTAGAGGAATTTTAAAGAG GAGTGGAGTTACTGAGCTTGTCACAGGATATCTACCAAGTGTTGTATTAATTTTGTTTTCCTACATAGTTCCTCCGCTGATGATGCTATTTTCTAAAATGGAGGGCTCTATCTCTCGTAGTGGCAGGAAGAGGAGTGCATGCATAAAAGTTCTATACTTCTTCATCTGGAATGTTTTCTTTGGTAACATTGTCTCCGGATCTGTTCTTGACAGAGTGAATAAAATTTTTAAGGATGTGAACAATCTACTTTCAACTGCTGTGCCATCAACG GCCACCTTCtttatgacttatgttttgacCTCTGGCTGGGCAAGTCTGTCTGTTGAACTCTTACAACCATTTGGTCTCATCTGCAGATTGTTCTCCAGGTTTATTCTGAGAAACAAGGATGTGTCAAGTCATGGAACACTGACTTTTCCATACCATACAGAAGTTCCAAGGATCCTCCTATTTGGCCTCTTTGGTTTTGCATATGCCATTTTGGCACCTTTAATACTGCCATTCTTGGTAGTTTATTTTTCCATTGCTTACCTCGTATATCGTAATCAG ATCCTCAATGTATATGTGAAAAAATATGAAACTGGTGGAACCTATTGGCCTATTGTGCACACCACAACAATTTTCTCAATGGTGATGATGCAAATTATAGCTTTGGCAGTCTTTGGATTTAAAAAATCTTCATCCACATCAAGCTTTATCATTCCATTGATAATCTGTACACTCCTCTTCAATGAGTACTGCAGGCAAAGGTTTGAACCTTTGTTCAAGGACCCTCCTGCTCAG ATCCTCATTGAGATGGATAGGCAGGACGAGGTACATGGGAGGATGAAAGAGATGTATCAACAACTCACATTGGCTTATTGTCAGTTCAAATCAACTTTATTTGCGCTGGGTGAAGCTGTTCCTGGAAATGAGGATGAGAATAAGAGTATCCATAAGGTTCAAGATGTAGAAGATGTTAATCCAG GGAAAAGTCCTTCGCATCTTCCTCCATCGTGTACATCTGTTGAAATCAAAAGTCCTCATCTTCTATCACCACATGCGTCTTTGGAAATTAGAATTCCTCCACGTCTTCCATCATCACGTACGTCTTTGGAAATTAGAAGTCCTCCTCATTTTCCTTCATCATGTACATGTTTGGAAGAAAAAAATCCTTCTCATCTTCCTTCATCACATAcatttttagaaattaaaaGTCCTCACCTTCCTTCATCACGTACGTCATTGGAAATTAAGAATCCTTCTCATAGTCTTTCATTGGAATCTATGAGTCCTCATCTTCCTTCACCAcgtaagtctttggaaattagAAGTCCTCATCTTCCATCACCACGTACATCTTTGGAAAGTAGTTCTCATCTTCCTTCACCACATACACCTTCGGAAATTAAAAATCCTCATCTTCCTTCTCCACATACATCTTCGGAAATTAAAAGTCCTCTTCCTTCACCGCGTGAATCTTCAGAAACTAAAAGTCCTCGTTTTGCTTCACTGGCTGAATCAACTGAGATTAAAAGTCCTCTTCTTCCTTCACCGCATGAATCTTTGGAAATCAAAAGTCCTCATCATGCTTTACCTCGTAAATCTTCCGAAATTAAAAGTCCTCGTCTTCCTTCACCAGGTACGTCTTTGGAATTTCACAGTCCTCGTCATCCTTCATCATATACATCTTCGGAAATTGAAGAATCGCATGGCAAGTAG